The Alistipes sp. ZOR0009 genome includes the window TCCTTCAACATAGGATCTAACTTTGTTAAAGTATCACTATTCAAAAAATTATCGGAGAAAGGAAATTCAGGACGTTCTAACGAAATGATTTGAAATTTTTGATTTTCGTTAAGATGATTTAATACAGTTGGATTTTGCCCTTTAGAATAATCAATTTTACATTCGTCACATTCGAAAATTACACCAACAGAATCTTTAATACCTTTTTCTATAATAAATTCGCTTGAATTAATTATTATTCTATGACAATTGATAGTTACAGGTGATATTAATTCACAGCGGTTACCATCAAGTAATATGTTTATTGGTGAGTTTATGGAGGCATTTGATATAGAATTACCGAGATACAAATCAGTGTTTTTATCTACAAACATTTCGAAATTGTATTGATCTTCTCTATCACTTAACTCAAACTCAACATCGCAAATTACGTGTTCATCTGAACAACTTTTTTCTTCAATATTAATTGATGAATATGCAAATTTATCATCTAGTGATTTTAATGAACTATACAGATAAGGGAAAAAACTACTTTCAATATTTTTTGCACTATCAAGTTTATGGTAAATAAAGAATAACATAAATGCGTCTTTGTACTTTAGTTTCAAATACTCGTAAACTGATTCTTTGTAAATTGGATTTAATATTAATCTTGCAATGATGTAACTTTCAAAAACTGCATTTTGAATTTTAGAACCTTCTAAAAATGGATGTTCTTTTATCCAATCTGCAATTTTTTCTTCATATTGGCCGTTAAATTGAGCATCTTCTGTTAAGCTAATAGAGAAAGATTTGGTTAATTGCAAATGAAGAAGTCTTGCACATTGTTCGTCAATAGAATATGCTTTATCATTTACCAATTCGCAAAACATTTCATCTCTATGTTTTAATAAATTTGGCAAAAGTTGCTGCTTTATTTTTTCTTCTTTATCCCTTTGCAAAATGTATTCAACAATCGAAATTATTAAATCAATACCCTTATCTTCCTTTTGAGATAATTCTTCAAAAAGTCCTTTGTAATTAGATTCTTTTTGCAATAATTTTGTGATTGACAACAGAACTGGGGCATAACCAATAAAGGATTTATATTGCTTTTTATTTACCTCTGATTGACTTTGAAAAAAACCTTCAACTGATTGAATGATAAAATCTCTTAAATCTTTATATTGCTGAATATACCTTTGTTCATTTATTTGCTTATCAATAAATTCTTTTGCTTGATCAACTGTAAATGGTTCAATACTTAAAAGTTTGGCGTCAATATTTTTATCGTCAAAATAAAACATGCAATGTTCCATTACCTGAGTTCTACCAAGCAAAATAAAAGGAGTTCCTTTTGAATCTGAACTTATCTCAACTATTCCGTCCAAAAAAGAATTAAAACCTTGAACAGTTGTTTTAATATATCCCTCGTCTAATGCATCTATTATCAGTGTAGATTGGCCTGTTTTTAATTTCTCAACAAATTTTCCAAGTTCTATATGACCTAAACAATCGAAAAACAAGCCAGTCAAAGAATTACTTGCAACTGGATTGTGATTGCTTAAATTAAAAATTGGCATTTTTAAACTTGCTGATAAGTAATTTGTCAATTCACTTTTTCCTGTTGCTCCAGCCGCGGATATGAGTATTACTTTTGGCTGATTTCCTTGTGGTACATTGCTAATTAATTCACTAAATAATGGTTGTACATATTTAGTATTTAATGTTTCATTTATGGAAAATGAAGGGATATTTTTCTTTATTGTTTTTGCATCAAAGGGAACAAATTCACTTTTTATAGAATTTTCCAATCTAAAAAGGCTAAGAGATTCATTACTCATTTCAATCTGTATTTTGTTTGTTTTATGTTAATATTAATCACAGTGGGCGTTTTTTATTATTGCAACTAACATATGTATCTGCACTTAACCACGATTACCTACACACTACCTGCAGCTCCCGCTAAGTACAATTAGGCTTCGAAAGTAGCTAAAATCTGGTAACGTTAAACAGTGTTACGGTTTTTTTGTCTAGTCATTAGGTATCCTTCAGCTGCAGTGGTCTATCGGTATGCTTCGTTATGTAGTTTTACCCCTGTGGTGCGTCAACCTACTAAAACGTTGTGGTTGTATAACCCAAACGTCGGCATATTTTGACGAAACGACGCCTTAAGTTGACGAACGGATGGGGTTATGTAACCCCTCGGTTGTGGTTGTTTGACGGAACGATGGGGTAGATTGACGGAACGATGGCTATCGGAACCCCAACAATGCGTCAATTAACCACATCGTTTGGGTTAGGTAACCGCATCGTTGTGGTTGTATAACCCCGTCGTTGTGGTTGTATAACCCCGTCGTTGGGGTTGGGTAACCGCATCGTTTGGGTTGGGTAACCGCATCGTTGGGGTTGGGTAACCCCGTCGTTGGGGTTGGTGAACCCCAACGTTGCGTCGAATTATATAAAACGTTCGGTTAGGTAACCCCAACGTTGTGGTTGTATAACCCCAACGTCGGCATGTTTTGACGAAACGTTGCCTTAATTTGACGAACCGATGGGGTTGTATAACCCCTCGGTTGTGGTTGTTTGACGGAACGATGGGGTAGATTGACGGAACGATGGCTATCGGAACCCCAACGATGCGTCAATTAACCACATCGTTTGGGTTAGGTAACCGTATCGTTTGGGTTGAGTAACCGCATCGTTGGGGTTGGGTAACCGCATCGTTGGGGTTGGTGAACCCCGTCGTTGGGGTTGGTGAACCCCAACGTTGCGTCGAATTATATAAAACGTTCGGTTAGGTAACCCCAACGTTGTGGTTGTATAGCCCCAACGTCGGCATATTTTGACGAAACGTTGCCTTAATTTGACGAACCGATGGGGTTATGTAACCCCTCGGTTGTGGTTGTTTGACGGAACGATGGGGTAGATTGACGGAACAATGGCTATCGGAACCCCAACGATGCGTCAATTAACCACATCGTTTGGGTTAGGTAACCACATCGTTGGGGTTGAGTAACCACATCGTTGGGGTTGGGTAACCACATCGTTGGGGTTGAGTAACCACATCGTTTGGGTTGGGTAACCACATCGTTTGGGTTGGGTAACCACATCGTTGGGGTTGAGTAACCACATCGTTTGGGTTAGGTAACCACATCGTTTGGGTTGGGTAACCACATCGTTTGGGTTGGGTAACCGCATCGTTGGGGTTGGGTAACCGCATCGTTGGGGTTGTATAACCCCGTCGTTGGGGTTGGTGAACCCCAACGTTGCGTCGAATTATATAAAACGTTCGGTTAGGTAACCCCAACGTTGTGGTTGTATAGCCCCAACGTCGGCATGTTTTGATGAAACGTTGCCTTAATTTGACGAACCGATGGGGTTAGGTAACCACATCGTTGGGGTTGAGTAACCACATCGTTGGGGTTGGGTAACCACATCGTTGGGGTTGGGTAACCACATCGTTTGGGTTGGGTAACCACATCGCTTGGGTTAGGTAACCACATCGTTTGGGTTGAGTAACCACATCGTTTGGGTTGGGTAACCACAACGTTTGGGTTGGGTAACCGCATCGTTTGGGTTGGGTAACCGCATCGTTGTGGTTGAGTAACCGCATCGTTGGGGTTGTATAACCCCAACTTTGGGGCCCAGAACGTGTCCCGAGGAGGCGCTTACCGTTTTGGAGGGGTGATGGTGGGTGTTGGCGCGGTGCGGTGGCGTTGGGATGCCCCGCATTTTCCCTAAAATACCAACACTAGCTAACATACGCCATTTAATGGCATCTGGCCGTGCTTTGCGAATATCATCGTATAACTACTATAGGACTAGACGTATAATGAGCCTATCGGTAAATAAAAAGATGTAAAAATATTTTGTATGTATGTGAATAATTGCTAATATTGAAATTATTTGTGTCAACTAATATTTTACTGCAATGGAACAAAATGTAATTACAGATCTTTTGACCGAAGAGGAAAAGAAGACCATTCAAAAAGCCTTAAACGATATTATAGGTATTGTAGACAGTAAGCTACCCGATTTAAAGGGGAGTGATCGTCGCTACTATGGGTCGATTAACGAGCAGAATAAGCTGTTAGTTAACAAGGCTAGAGAGGTGGTAAAGCTTAATCCGCAGCTGGCTCCGGCCGAGGTAGATTGGGTGGAGTTCGAAAAGGATTACCTGGCACGTCACTTTTACGAGGATGTGCTGCTGCTGCTGACCAACATCACCAGTAGAGTAGAGAGCGCTAAAATGATGCACGACTACGATAACTACAACGATTCGTTGGTTCTGTACAACTATATTGATTTTAAGCGTCGTTCGGCAACGCCCGGCGCAGAGTCTAGCTACAATGCTCTTCGCGAGTTTTTTTCACGTTCACGTAAAACCGATAAACCAGATAACAACTAATGTATATTTAACCCAAGACACAAATATAGATCCCCTAGCCGCAACGCTAGGGGATTTTTCGTGCGGTAAACCTAGGTTTATGGACATCGTTCCGATAATCACCAATCGCGGGTAGAGGCGCATTGCATCGTTCGGCGAAGGCTCCTGCCTTCGTCGATTCTATCCTTGCAGGCTGTAGCCTGCAGTAATATATTCTGTAGAGGCACAGCCTCTACAGAACGGTGCGTCTCCCTTAACCGCCGTCTCCCTTAACGGCATCTCAGGTCTATCCTTGCATGCCTCAGCCTTCCCTTTTGCACCATCCATATAGTTCCATCCATCTTTAGTAATGCCATATTGACATGGTGGCGTTTGTTGTTTTGACAAAATGGCGTAAAAATAGCGATGGCATCCGATTTGAAACGATAGGGGTATAAAACAAATATAAAAAGGAGGTAATTATGTTACTTAGAAGAATAGATGGAGCGGATGCTTTTCCACGATTCATTAAGGAGGTGCTAGATGGCGGTGCTGCCCGCTGCAACGAGGCTTCGTGCCAACCAGCCGGTGCTGTAAGGCCTGCGGCCAACATCGTAGAGGGCGCCAGCGCCTTTAGGGTAGAGCTGGCTGTTCCGGGCTTTGCGAAGGAGGACTTTAAGATCGACTTGAACGAGGAGGTGCTGGTTGTTACCGCCAGCAGGGAGGCCAAGGAGGAGGCTAAGGACGAGAAGCTGGTGCGCCGCGAGTTTAGCGTTGGCGCCATAGAGCGCAGGTTTATGCTTCCGAAGGATTTGGTTGATAAGGATGCCATCTCGGCCAAGTACGACAACGGGATACTAACCATCGCCATCCCTAAAAAGGAGGAGGTAAAGAGCGCCGAACCTCGGTTAATTGCGGTGGAGTAGGGTACGCTGCTGATGGCTGGGGCTGCCAGCCGTAAAGCATAAGGGGCTGTCTCGGATTCGAGACAGCCCCTTTCTGTTCTATGCTGCTAGTAGCTGTTTTGTAGGTTGATGGTAAACTCCTTTTGTAGGGCCGGCGTATCGGCATCCTTGTCGAAGTTGGGGCTGTACTTGCCTGTGGGCATATCGCCAAAGGTATAGTAGTTGCAGCTTCGTCCCACCGAAATCTCCTTGGTTAGCGCGGTGGCAATCATGCTTCCCACAATATTACCTAGGGCGTTGCCGGTGTTAACGTTGTTCGATAGGGTGATGTTGCCCTTACGGTTAAAGAGGATCTCGTCGGTTTTGGCGCTCTTTAGGATGTACTCGATGCTTACGGTAACCTGTCCGGCAATGGTGGTCTTTCGCCAGTCGTGGATGATGGTAAAGAGCACGGCATCGACCCCAAAGGCGTCGCCAACGCGCTTCATGGAGTTGTTAAGCAGCAGCTCCGAGTCGTACACGCTCTCCTCCTTCATGATTTCCATGGAGAGGAGCGGAGGCATAACGTAGTATCCCTTTTCGGCAATAGGTACGGTAAGCGAGCTGTAAAAAAGCTCCTTGGCCTCCACCTTGGTGCTCTTGTTGATGGGCGGAAGGGCTAGTATGGTTATCGGTCTCTCGCGGTACAGCTGGCTGTAGGTCTCCCTTTTGGGGGTTAGCGTAGACGAGCAGCTCGCAAGCAGTAGGCCCATTAGGGCCGCTATAAGTATCTTTCTCATTGTTCTGCTCGTTTTATGATTCTACCAACAAATACGGCCGACTCGGGGTAGTAGGCAATCTCCTGCTTTAGCAGGGCAATTCCCTTTTCCTTTTCGCCCTTTTTGAGGAGCAGGTAGCCGTAGTCGGCGCAGATGCCCGGCGCGGGGCGGTTGCTGGTGCCGGGGTGCTTAATTATTTTTTCGTACACCTTAATGAGTTCGGCTAGGCTTTTTTCGTCGCTGGTTTTGGTGTAGCTGTACACGGCGTCGTCGTACCCGCTCCAGTTGTAGAGCTGCGACGATGTGCACGAGCCGAGCAGTAGGGCTAGGAAGCCAAGTAGTAGGGTAGGTTTCATTATAGCACTATCTTTTTAGTCTCCTGTAATCCTAAGAATACGGCCTGCTCGTAAATGGTTTGGCCATTCTTTAGCACCTTAATGGTGTGCTTTCCGGGGGTGATGGTAATTGGCTTTGCCTGCAGCTGCTTCTTTGTTTTGAATACCTTCTCCACCAAGATGGGCGTGCCGTTGTCTACCACCACCGCAATGTTTTCGCGGTACTCGTCCTTATCGGTGGTAATGAGTATGAACGATTCGTTTTCCTTACCTGCCGATAGCGTTTGGTAGGTGTTGCGGCAGCCTACCATGGTGGCTGCTGCCAGTACAAGCAGAATGATATATTTTTTCATGGTTCCTATTTTTTCTGGGTTACATAGTAGCTGTCGAGCTTGGCGGCGTCTACGCTACCTTCGGTAAGCGTGGCGATGGATATTTGCTCTTCGGGTAGGTTGCCGGTAGTTTGGATAACCTTTAGCTTACCGATGGCCTTTCCGGGCAGCTCTATCAGCAGCCCTGTTTGTGGGTTTTTCACCTTTTTACCCTTCTCCATAACCACAAATTCGTCGCCCGCTGCAATGCCTTGGGCTTCTCCGCCCGATACGATGTACGAGCCATCCTCTACGCTAAGGATGTAGGCCTTCCAGGGGTTGTTGGTACATTTGGTGATGATGTTTTCTACGAGCTTGGTTATGGCTGCCGAGATGGCCTTATCGGAAAGGGTGGCGTCAAAGTCGGCGCTCTTGCCAAAGCCCATCACCTGCTTGTCGGTGGTTTCGGCCTCGCCTTTAGCCTCGCCGCTGTATATTACTAGCCCGGTCGATACGTCAACCAAGCGGATGCTTACGCCGGCCTCTACAACCTGCTTCTTGCTGCTCGAGAATAGCTTCTGCTCTCCGATGTTCTTGCGTCCATACTCGGTTATCGATCCGATAATAAGGAAGTCGGCTCCGATCTTTTGGCTAACGCCGCCGCCGGTGTTTAGCTCGTTCACAATCTTATCGTAGTCCTGGCGCTCTATTAGCAGAAACTTATCGGTGCTGGCCAACCTTGTCGAGAGGATGTCGGAGGCCTGCTTGCCCATTGGGTCGTTGGTTTTGTCGTAGAATACGCTTTTGGAGTACTGCGTTTCGTTGGAAAAACGTCCGATGGCAACCTTTCTTTTCAGGCTTTTTTCTTGAGAGAATACCTGAAAACTTACGGCAACCATTAGGAGCATTAGGGTGATAGATCTGATTTTCATGGTACTATTTTTGTGTTTTAACATTATTACTGGCTTCAATGTTCTACGGATTTAG containing:
- a CDS encoding Hsp20/alpha crystallin family protein gives rise to the protein MLLRRIDGADAFPRFIKEVLDGGAARCNEASCQPAGAVRPAANIVEGASAFRVELAVPGFAKEDFKIDLNEEVLVVTASREAKEEAKDEKLVRREFSVGAIERRFMLPKDLVDKDAISAKYDNGILTIAIPKKEEVKSAEPRLIAVE
- a CDS encoding GNA1162 family protein: MRKILIAALMGLLLASCSSTLTPKRETYSQLYRERPITILALPPINKSTKVEAKELFYSSLTVPIAEKGYYVMPPLLSMEIMKEESVYDSELLLNNSMKRVGDAFGVDAVLFTIIHDWRKTTIAGQVTVSIEYILKSAKTDEILFNRKGNITLSNNVNTGNALGNIVGSMIATALTKEISVGRSCNYYTFGDMPTGKYSPNFDKDADTPALQKEFTINLQNSY
- a CDS encoding DUF4810 domain-containing protein — translated: MKPTLLLGFLALLLGSCTSSQLYNWSGYDDAVYSYTKTSDEKSLAELIKVYEKIIKHPGTSNRPAPGICADYGYLLLKKGEKEKGIALLKQEIAYYPESAVFVGRIIKRAEQ
- a CDS encoding CsgG/HfaB family protein, with amino-acid sequence MKIRSITLMLLMVAVSFQVFSQEKSLKRKVAIGRFSNETQYSKSVFYDKTNDPMGKQASDILSTRLASTDKFLLIERQDYDKIVNELNTGGGVSQKIGADFLIIGSITEYGRKNIGEQKLFSSSKKQVVEAGVSIRLVDVSTGLVIYSGEAKGEAETTDKQVMGFGKSADFDATLSDKAISAAITKLVENIITKCTNNPWKAYILSVEDGSYIVSGGEAQGIAAGDEFVVMEKGKKVKNPQTGLLIELPGKAIGKLKVIQTTGNLPEEQISIATLTEGSVDAAKLDSYYVTQKK